The following nucleotide sequence is from Pseudonocardia abyssalis.
GGCGACCCGAGCCGTGATCCGACGCCTGGAGCACGCCGTGAACACCCGGCAGCCCGACCTCCTCGTCGACATCGTCACCGACGACTTCGTCCGCCACTGCGAGGCGACCCCGGGCGTCGAGGTCCGCACCCGAGGGGAGTTCGCCGACTTCCTCGACCAGGACCTGACCGTGTTCCCCGACAGCGTCCAGACCTTCGACCACATCCTCGTCGACGGCGACATGGCCGCGGTCTGGGCGACCTACGAGGGCACGCAGGACGGACCGATGGGGCCGTTCCCGGCGTCGGGGAAGACGGCCCGTTTCTGGTACAGCGGCATCATGCGCATGGAGCACGGCCGGATCGCCGAATGGTGGGTGACCTGGGACAACATGACGATCCTCGCCCAGCTGGGGCACCTGGGCGCCGACGCGCCGAACGGCTGAACACCGGCCCGGAGCCCGGACGCCCGACCCACCCCAGAGGCGACTCAGGAGGAACCACCGCCATGAAGCTCGGACTCGTCGTACCGCCGTTCCACCCGCCCGCCCTGACCGACATGACGCTCGAGGCCGCGCACGCCGTCGGGGCCGACTCGCTGTGGGCCTTCGACCACCTGCTCGGGGTGTTCCATCCCGAGCTGTACGGCGAGACCGGTTTCGCCGAGCTGGTCCCCGACCCCGACGGGTTGCTCGACCCCTTCTGCATGTGCGCCTGGGCCGGTCGCCGCACCGACCTGCCGCTGGGGATCGCCGTCACCGACAGCATCCGCCGCGCGGCCCCGGACGTCGCCCGGGCGGCGCTGAGCCTGCAGCACCTGTGCCCCGGCGGGTTCAACCTGGGTCTCGGCTGCGGCGAGGCGGAGAACCTGCTGCCCTTCGGCTACTCCTTCGACCGTCCGGTCACCCGCACCGAGGCCTTCCTGCAGACCCTCCGCCACCTCCTCGACCAGGGGACGATGCCCGGCACCCTCGGTCGTCTCGGGCTGCCGCTGGAGTCCGCAGCGGGCAGGCCGAAGGTGTGG
It contains:
- a CDS encoding ester cyclase; this translates as MTSPDTVPDTQATRAVIRRLEHAVNTRQPDLLVDIVTDDFVRHCEATPGVEVRTRGEFADFLDQDLTVFPDSVQTFDHILVDGDMAAVWATYEGTQDGPMGPFPASGKTARFWYSGIMRMEHGRIAEWWVTWDNMTILAQLGHLGADAPNG